The following proteins come from a genomic window of Edaphobacter sp. 4G125:
- a CDS encoding ABC-2 transporter permease, whose product MLWYKAWRESSLRFLLSAAIITLMCLVYTLFQSRLYPAIANATSHVHNYTQYIHWTIFGGATRGILQLSCLLLGLGGLQRDRKQNTLGFTLALPVSRSSLIASRAVLGVLQVFVLALIPSLVVTAASQGIGQQLPLGYSLRFIPLWAAGGIFTYAISFLASVLFPSEYVSLAVAYITYVFYLAAVRYPGLRRFPLHVADFMSGLFPRYLDRATMLWTNTYALLPIAGFLAAAFGLVIISMWITVKQDL is encoded by the coding sequence ATGCTCTGGTATAAAGCCTGGCGTGAAAGTAGTTTGCGGTTCCTGCTCAGCGCCGCCATCATCACCCTGATGTGTCTGGTCTACACACTCTTTCAAAGCCGCCTCTACCCCGCCATCGCGAATGCAACGTCGCACGTTCACAATTACACACAGTACATCCATTGGACCATCTTCGGCGGAGCCACGCGTGGCATCCTGCAACTCAGCTGCCTTCTTCTGGGGCTGGGTGGATTACAGCGCGACCGTAAGCAAAATACGCTTGGCTTCACGCTCGCGCTTCCAGTCAGCCGCTCCAGCCTCATCGCCTCGCGAGCTGTACTCGGCGTATTGCAGGTGTTTGTGCTTGCTCTCATTCCGTCGCTCGTTGTTACCGCGGCATCGCAGGGAATTGGCCAACAGCTCCCGCTGGGCTACTCCCTGCGCTTCATCCCACTATGGGCTGCAGGAGGCATCTTCACCTACGCCATCTCGTTTCTCGCGTCAGTGCTCTTTCCCAGTGAGTACGTCTCGCTCGCCGTCGCGTATATCACGTACGTCTTTTACCTCGCGGCGGTTCGCTATCCCGGTCTCAGACGCTTCCCCCTGCATGTAGCCGACTTTATGAGTGGGCTCTTCCCTCGTTACCTCGACCGAGCGACGATGCTTTGGACGAACACCTATGCCCTCCTCCCTATCGCCGGTTTTCTAGCCGCTGCCTTCGGGCTTGTGATCATAAGCATGTGGATCACGGTAAAGCAGGATTTGTAA
- a CDS encoding ABC transporter permease has product MLWYKSFRELRTITLVGMAAMTVACVLIVLNQHTMRTHADAPMTYIAYVWKSVYSSIGRDIFLILSIILGSGGLLQERNHGTAGFTLALPVSRRSIVITRAVIGYCGVLAIAAVPIFAVPLTSRYVGEFYPAAQTAGFFALWAACGAIFYGFTFLLAHRIEGDYIAVLLAIPSLMLYGVLLNLPWFARLRMLDIFDIINGEDMPFFNETQHLLVAPLPWFALAIMLAVSAVFIVLAIRRIQPLDF; this is encoded by the coding sequence ATGCTCTGGTATAAATCTTTTCGCGAGCTTCGCACGATCACTCTTGTCGGCATGGCTGCTATGACTGTTGCGTGTGTGCTGATCGTCCTCAATCAGCACACTATGCGTACCCATGCCGACGCGCCCATGACTTACATCGCTTATGTCTGGAAGTCGGTCTACAGCAGCATCGGCCGCGATATCTTCCTCATTCTCTCCATCATCCTTGGTTCCGGAGGTCTGTTGCAGGAGCGCAATCACGGTACTGCCGGTTTCACGCTAGCGCTTCCTGTCAGTCGACGGAGTATCGTGATCACCCGTGCCGTTATTGGTTATTGTGGTGTGCTGGCCATCGCGGCTGTACCCATCTTCGCTGTGCCCCTCACATCGCGCTATGTTGGCGAGTTCTATCCGGCTGCGCAGACGGCGGGCTTCTTCGCTCTCTGGGCTGCTTGCGGTGCAATCTTTTACGGCTTTACTTTTCTGCTTGCCCATCGCATCGAGGGCGACTATATCGCAGTGTTGCTCGCGATTCCATCGCTCATGCTCTATGGTGTGTTGCTCAATCTTCCCTGGTTCGCGCGCCTGCGCATGCTCGACATCTTCGACATTATCAACGGTGAGGATATGCCCTTTTTCAACGAAACCCAGCATCTGCTCGTCGCTCCGTTGCCCTGGTTCGCATTAGCCATCATGCTTGCTGTCAGCGCGGTTTTTATTGTTCTTGCTATACGGCGTATTCAGCCGCTCGACTTCTAG
- a CDS encoding ABC transporter ATP-binding protein: MIPERVIHTTDLTKDYGNFRAVDHLNCRVRAERITGFLGRNGAGKSSTIKMLLGMIRPTSGVGTVLGYRIDDPRQSIEIRRRIAYVGEDKGLYGYMTVAELIRFTRSFYRDWRPEVERRLLAEYRLPPGRKVKALSKGMRTKLALLLALSRRPELLILDEPTEGLDPVSIEELLQTLVSAPANGTTVFFSSHQLSEVERIADDILMIDHGVAVLDMSLEQIRENYRRVSLGFSTVAPRLEPILGVEKIRSDGRQITILASSNADAISQMGRDRGAVDIHISPVNLREIFLETVHERNRQDQQRGLEQQGEREDALV, from the coding sequence ATGATTCCTGAGCGTGTCATCCATACCACTGACCTCACCAAAGACTACGGAAACTTCCGCGCAGTCGACCACCTCAACTGTCGCGTTCGTGCCGAACGCATCACCGGTTTCCTTGGCCGGAACGGCGCTGGCAAGAGCTCCACCATCAAGATGCTTCTTGGCATGATCCGACCTACCTCTGGCGTCGGTACTGTCCTGGGTTACCGCATCGACGATCCCAGGCAGAGTATCGAGATCCGTCGTCGCATCGCCTACGTCGGTGAAGACAAGGGTCTCTACGGTTACATGACTGTCGCCGAGCTGATTCGTTTCACCCGCTCCTTCTATCGCGATTGGCGGCCAGAGGTCGAGCGTCGTCTGCTCGCTGAATACCGCCTTCCGCCTGGCCGCAAGGTCAAGGCCCTCTCCAAAGGTATGCGGACGAAGCTTGCGCTCCTGCTTGCACTCTCGCGTCGTCCGGAGTTGCTGATTCTCGACGAGCCCACCGAGGGTCTTGACCCCGTATCAATTGAAGAGCTATTGCAGACGCTCGTCAGTGCACCGGCCAACGGAACTACGGTTTTCTTTTCTTCGCATCAGCTCTCAGAGGTAGAGCGCATCGCTGACGACATCCTGATGATCGACCACGGTGTTGCGGTACTCGATATGTCGCTCGAGCAGATTCGCGAGAACTACCGCCGCGTCTCCCTCGGCTTCTCTACCGTAGCGCCGCGACTTGAGCCCATTCTCGGCGTCGAGAAGATACGCAGCGATGGCCGTCAGATCACTATCCTCGCCAGCAGCAACGCCGATGCTATCTCTCAGATGGGACGTGATCGCGGAGCAGTCGATATCCATATCTCTCCCGTCAATCTTCGCGAGATTTTTCTGGAGACGGTGCATGAACGAAATCGCCAGGATCAGCAGCGTGGCCTGGAACAGCAAGGGGAGCGCGAAGATGCTCTGGTATAA
- a CDS encoding GntR family transcriptional regulator has translation MIDLMYQYCGTVCGMIFRLNPASGHPLYLQLMEQVRHAVETGVLQEGDLMPSIRTLAEELVISHNTVAKAYIELQHEGLLELRHGSGAFITAPRNGKRAAKLLKAQTRVSDVVEELLDDGFSADEIRRLFEARLIHTAAIARKS, from the coding sequence ATGATTGACTTAATGTACCAGTACTGTGGTACAGTTTGCGGCATGATCTTTCGACTTAATCCCGCTTCAGGTCATCCACTCTATTTACAGCTTATGGAACAGGTGCGCCACGCTGTTGAGACGGGCGTTCTGCAAGAGGGTGATTTGATGCCTAGTATTCGCACTCTTGCCGAAGAGCTTGTCATTAGCCACAACACCGTCGCCAAGGCATATATCGAGTTGCAACACGAAGGCTTGCTGGAGCTGCGCCATGGCTCAGGTGCCTTTATCACGGCTCCGCGCAACGGTAAGCGGGCGGCCAAGCTGCTTAAAGCGCAAACCCGCGTCAGCGACGTCGTCGAAGAACTGCTTGATGACGGGTTCTCCGCTGATGAGATTCGCCGCCTCTTCGAAGCACGGCTCATCCATACGGCTGCTATTGCGAGGAAATCATGA
- a CDS encoding YcbK family protein translates to MPFSLSDFVRSFVCSRRLAAFLAVVLVGVVPASAASSRKPSARRHPRLHTLAHAFVNVTMPAVGFLPDDEDELTPDGQPYELKLVRTYTGEVLDVVYRIGDTYIPEALDKLNQFLRDSHNEEVSEYDPRTFDVLHTMLAKVGKVGSPVNILSAYRTQETNDALRESGTTNAALHSQHIEAKAIDLRVPGVPAARLRDAALSLDAGGVGYYPKAQFIHVDVGPVRQWTYSPRAKRSHHARSHRTKRR, encoded by the coding sequence TTGCCTTTTTCGTTGTCTGATTTTGTACGGTCGTTTGTCTGCTCGCGCAGACTCGCCGCGTTTCTTGCCGTAGTGCTCGTGGGCGTTGTCCCGGCATCGGCAGCGAGTTCTCGCAAGCCATCGGCCCGCAGGCACCCTCGGCTGCACACGCTCGCACACGCTTTCGTTAATGTCACGATGCCTGCTGTCGGTTTCCTGCCCGACGACGAAGACGAGCTTACCCCCGACGGTCAGCCCTACGAGTTGAAGCTGGTGCGCACCTACACCGGCGAGGTCCTCGATGTGGTCTATCGCATCGGCGATACTTACATTCCCGAAGCTCTCGACAAGCTGAATCAGTTTCTCCGGGATAGTCATAACGAGGAGGTGAGCGAGTACGATCCGCGCACCTTCGATGTGCTGCATACGATGCTGGCGAAGGTCGGCAAAGTCGGTAGCCCAGTCAATATCCTTTCCGCCTATCGTACGCAGGAGACCAATGACGCTTTGCGTGAGAGCGGTACCACGAATGCTGCTCTGCACTCGCAACACATCGAGGCCAAGGCGATCGACCTTCGTGTTCCCGGAGTCCCGGCTGCGCGGTTGCGCGATGCCGCCCTGTCGCTCGACGCCGGTGGCGTGGGATATTACCCGAAGGCACAGTTTATCCATGTGGATGTCGGGCCGGTTCGTCAATGGACGTACTCGCCGCGTGCCAAACGTTCCCATCACGCACGTTCGCATCGCACCAAACGGCGCTAG
- a CDS encoding GH92 family glycosyl hydrolase, producing the protein MRSQKGVVKVFCFLVLLAATQMRAQVEYVDPTIGNVGILLVPTRPTVYLPNSMIRMYPLRADALDDRIHGFPLTISSHRISELFSIMPGDGAPAAYDQETTTPYYYSSRLRASGDVTEFTATERAGYFRFTFPGSASLVLANRIAGTLSLHNGNIVEGEEQFDGMKAYVYGEFSAPVTATSTSANGKQRLVLSGKARTLEFRYGISFISVEQAKKNLQHEIPSAGFDAIKAAAKAKWNQTLGRITVEGGTEAQKRVFYTALYRSSERMINITEDGRYYSNFDHKVHTDPRPFYVDNWLWDTFRALEPLQTILNPQMEADKLQSYVRMYQQSGIMPTFTILTGPYACMNGNHSAPWFADAWFKGVRDFDLPVAYEGIRKRSLDVTMLPWRLGPRTSLDEFYSQHGYMPALRPGEKETVAEVHPFEKRQPVPVTLGNSFDDWSIAQLARELKKPDDEALFMKRAANYKNLFRVDKALMWPKDDAGNWIEPMDPKFDGGMGGRDYYDENNGYTYTWDVAHDYAGLFAMMGGREKAEANLDQLFREPLGRSKYEFQAKFPDSTSMVGQFSMGNEPSFAIPYIYDRLGAPWKSQERVRMLLESFFPDTLQGIPGDEDGGGMSAFVVFSMMGFYPVTPTVPTYDIVSPVFEKVTIHLRNGKDFVISAPHASRQNKYVQKIVLNGRPLDRVWFRHSDLVQGGRLELTMGDTPNRQLGSKPESFPPDSITIHPEAYQ; encoded by the coding sequence ATGCGGTCTCAAAAGGGTGTAGTTAAGGTTTTCTGTTTCCTCGTTCTTCTCGCGGCAACACAAATGCGCGCGCAGGTGGAGTATGTCGATCCGACGATCGGCAATGTCGGCATTCTGCTGGTGCCTACGCGACCCACGGTCTATCTGCCGAATAGCATGATCAGGATGTACCCTCTGCGCGCCGACGCGCTTGACGACCGCATCCACGGGTTTCCGCTCACCATCAGCTCGCACCGCATCAGCGAGCTGTTCAGCATCATGCCGGGCGACGGCGCTCCGGCGGCCTACGACCAGGAGACAACGACGCCGTATTACTACTCCTCGCGGCTGCGCGCGTCGGGGGACGTCACGGAGTTCACCGCAACCGAGCGTGCGGGCTATTTCCGCTTCACCTTCCCCGGCAGCGCCAGCCTGGTGCTCGCGAACCGGATTGCGGGAACGCTCTCTTTGCATAACGGCAACATCGTTGAAGGCGAGGAGCAGTTCGATGGCATGAAGGCCTACGTCTACGGCGAGTTCAGCGCGCCGGTGACTGCTACCTCGACCAGCGCGAATGGCAAACAGCGGCTCGTACTCTCGGGCAAGGCACGCACGCTTGAGTTCCGTTATGGCATCTCGTTCATCAGCGTGGAGCAGGCGAAGAAGAACCTTCAGCACGAGATTCCTTCAGCCGGTTTCGACGCCATCAAAGCGGCGGCCAAGGCAAAGTGGAACCAGACGCTCGGCCGCATCACCGTCGAAGGCGGAACGGAGGCGCAGAAGCGTGTCTTCTACACGGCGCTCTATCGCAGCTCCGAGCGCATGATCAACATCACCGAGGATGGTCGATACTACAGTAACTTCGACCACAAGGTGCACACCGATCCGCGCCCCTTCTACGTCGATAACTGGCTATGGGACACCTTCCGCGCTCTCGAGCCTTTGCAGACCATCCTCAATCCGCAGATGGAGGCGGACAAGCTGCAATCGTATGTCCGTATGTATCAGCAGAGCGGCATCATGCCGACCTTTACCATTCTTACGGGACCTTACGCCTGCATGAACGGCAATCACTCGGCGCCGTGGTTTGCCGATGCCTGGTTCAAGGGCGTCCGCGACTTCGACCTGCCGGTGGCGTATGAAGGCATCCGCAAGCGCTCGCTCGATGTGACCATGCTGCCGTGGCGGCTGGGGCCGCGCACCTCGCTCGATGAGTTCTACTCGCAGCACGGCTACATGCCTGCGTTGCGTCCGGGGGAGAAGGAGACCGTTGCAGAGGTGCATCCGTTTGAGAAGCGCCAGCCGGTGCCGGTTACGTTGGGCAACAGCTTCGACGACTGGTCGATTGCGCAGCTCGCGCGCGAGCTGAAGAAACCCGACGACGAGGCACTCTTTATGAAGCGTGCCGCCAATTACAAGAACCTCTTCCGCGTGGATAAGGCCCTGATGTGGCCGAAGGACGACGCCGGCAACTGGATTGAGCCGATGGACCCGAAGTTCGACGGCGGCATGGGCGGGCGCGACTACTACGACGAGAACAACGGCTACACCTACACGTGGGACGTCGCGCACGACTACGCCGGACTCTTCGCCATGATGGGAGGCAGGGAGAAGGCGGAGGCGAACCTCGACCAGCTCTTCCGCGAGCCGCTGGGGCGCTCGAAGTACGAGTTCCAGGCGAAGTTTCCCGACTCCACCTCGATGGTGGGGCAGTTCTCGATGGGCAACGAGCCCAGCTTCGCGATCCCGTACATCTACGACCGGCTGGGCGCGCCGTGGAAGTCGCAGGAGCGTGTCCGGATGCTGCTGGAGTCGTTCTTTCCCGATACGCTTCAAGGGATTCCCGGCGACGAAGACGGTGGAGGCATGAGCGCCTTCGTCGTCTTCTCGATGATGGGCTTTTATCCCGTCACGCCGACGGTGCCTACCTACGATATCGTCAGCCCGGTCTTCGAGAAGGTAACGATTCACCTGCGCAACGGCAAAGATTTCGTGATCTCCGCGCCGCACGCCTCCCGACAGAACAAGTATGTGCAGAAGATCGTGCTCAACGGCAGGCCGCTCGACCGCGTCTGGTTCCGGCACTCCGACCTCGTACAAGGGGGAAGACTGGAGTTGACCATGGGCGACACGCCGAACAGGCAGCTGGGCTCGAAGCCTGAGAGCTTCCCGCCGGACTCTATCACGATCCATCCGGAGGCGTATCAATAG
- the sucB gene encoding 2-oxoglutarate dehydrogenase, E2 component, dihydrolipoamide succinyltransferase: MPTDVVMPQMGESITEGTITKWLKKPGDSVQRDEPLFEISTDKVDAEIPSPAAGTLKEIKITEGTTVQINTVVAVIDADGAAAGPVETAGSAKNDSVTPAAEAAPATTLANPAEADSAAAGTILEAGGGTEVLMPQMGESITEGTITKWLKKVGDSVQRDEPIFEISTDKVDAEIPSPAAGTLTEIKVAEGTTVGINTVVAVIGGGAAKAAAAPAKAAPAAAAAPAATPVPAAPIAAASAGERGRSSPLVRKIAQENNVDLSQVAGTGSAGRITKEDILGHIEGKPAAAPAVAAPAAKPAAAPAAAASAPQPGDLVPMTKMRAIIAQRMVESKRTSPHVHTVFKVDMTRIVKLREKEKNKYEQRNGVKLTYMPFITRAAIVALRKHPVVNAAVQGDAILYNKNINIGIAVALDWGLIVPVIKQCEERNFLGITRAIIDVADRARGKKLAPDEISGGTFTLTNSGIFGEQFGTPIINQPQVAILGIGGLNKEPMVLTDKDGNDSIAIRNIQRFTLGFDHRIVDGADAGKFMTDFKNYLENWSEDIG; encoded by the coding sequence ATGCCGACAGATGTAGTTATGCCGCAGATGGGCGAGTCCATCACCGAAGGCACCATCACCAAGTGGCTCAAGAAGCCGGGCGACAGTGTCCAGCGCGATGAGCCGCTATTTGAGATCTCGACCGACAAGGTCGACGCCGAGATTCCCTCGCCTGCCGCCGGAACCCTGAAGGAGATCAAGATCACCGAAGGTACCACGGTGCAAATCAACACAGTCGTTGCCGTTATCGACGCTGACGGCGCTGCGGCTGGACCGGTTGAGACGGCCGGTTCCGCAAAGAACGATTCCGTTACTCCCGCCGCTGAGGCTGCTCCGGCGACGACACTCGCCAATCCAGCGGAAGCGGATTCTGCCGCAGCAGGCACTATTCTTGAGGCGGGTGGCGGCACCGAAGTGCTGATGCCGCAGATGGGCGAGTCCATCACCGAGGGCACCATCACCAAGTGGTTGAAGAAGGTTGGCGATTCGGTTCAGCGCGACGAGCCGATCTTTGAAATCAGCACCGACAAGGTTGATGCTGAGATTCCTTCGCCCGCTGCTGGAACGCTGACGGAGATCAAGGTTGCTGAGGGCACCACGGTTGGCATCAATACGGTTGTCGCCGTCATTGGTGGCGGTGCTGCAAAGGCGGCTGCCGCCCCGGCGAAGGCTGCACCTGCTGCCGCTGCCGCGCCTGCGGCAACACCTGTACCGGCTGCTCCTATCGCGGCTGCTTCGGCTGGCGAGCGTGGACGTTCTTCGCCGCTGGTTCGCAAGATCGCCCAGGAGAACAACGTCGATCTCTCGCAGGTTGCCGGAACCGGCTCCGCGGGCCGCATTACCAAGGAAGACATCCTCGGCCATATCGAAGGCAAGCCCGCCGCAGCCCCCGCAGTGGCAGCGCCTGCTGCCAAGCCCGCTGCTGCTCCTGCAGCGGCAGCTTCAGCGCCGCAGCCCGGCGACCTGGTGCCGATGACGAAGATGCGCGCCATCATTGCGCAGCGCATGGTCGAATCCAAGCGCACCTCGCCGCACGTACACACGGTTTTCAAGGTCGATATGACCCGCATCGTGAAGCTACGCGAGAAGGAGAAGAACAAGTACGAGCAGCGTAACGGCGTAAAGCTGACCTACATGCCGTTTATTACCCGCGCTGCTATCGTCGCATTGCGCAAGCATCCGGTGGTCAACGCCGCTGTGCAGGGTGATGCGATTCTTTACAACAAGAACATCAACATCGGCATCGCCGTCGCGCTGGATTGGGGCCTGATCGTTCCGGTCATCAAGCAGTGCGAGGAGAGAAATTTCCTCGGCATCACGCGTGCCATCATCGATGTGGCCGACCGTGCGCGCGGTAAGAAGCTCGCCCCGGATGAAATCTCCGGCGGCACCTTCACGCTGACCAACTCGGGCATCTTCGGCGAGCAGTTCGGCACGCCGATCATCAACCAGCCGCAGGTCGCTATTCTCGGAATCGGCGGACTCAATAAGGAGCCGATGGTGCTGACGGACAAGGACGGCAACGACTCGATCGCCATCCGGAACATCCAGCGCTTCACACTGGGCTTCGACCACCGCATCGTCGACGGAGCTGACGCCGGCAAGTTCATGACCGATTTCAAAAACTACCTCGAGAACTGGTCAGAAGACATCGGCTGA
- a CDS encoding VOC family protein, which produces MKLLTYLNFGGNCREAFRFYEQHLGGKITMIMTHAQVPGVQNVPADRANDVVHARMTLGETELLASDVPPEANYQPMRSAYLSLSFGSTAEAERVYALLADGGQIFMPIAETFFAFRFGMLRDRFGTNWMIAHERPIQ; this is translated from the coding sequence ATGAAATTGCTCACCTACCTCAACTTCGGCGGTAACTGCCGGGAAGCCTTCCGTTTTTATGAACAACATCTCGGCGGAAAGATCACTATGATCATGACCCACGCTCAGGTTCCCGGAGTCCAAAATGTTCCGGCTGACCGTGCCAATGATGTGGTGCATGCCCGTATGACCCTCGGTGAGACCGAGTTGCTGGCCTCCGACGTTCCACCCGAAGCAAACTACCAACCCATGCGCAGCGCCTATCTCTCGCTCAGTTTCGGAAGCACGGCAGAAGCCGAGCGCGTTTACGCTCTGCTTGCAGACGGTGGCCAGATCTTTATGCCCATCGCGGAGACCTTCTTCGCTTTCCGTTTCGGCATGCTGCGTGATCGGTTCGGAACCAACTGGATGATCGCCCACGAGCGCCCGATCCAGTAG
- the mtgA gene encoding monofunctional biosynthetic peptidoglycan transglycosylase — translation MKYIRWQGWRSALSAAQALSLALAAMWLLAAFTLVGLRWIDPPTTAVHVQRRVQSWFSSRPYELRYHFVPLTQIAPDIQHAVIAAEDGRFYQHHGFDWHEIKIAAEEDREGERVRGASTLTQQLVKNLFFGTGRSILRKGAEASLVPVAELMLGKRRILELYLNVVEWGPGVYGADAACQYYYRVPARRVNRQQAARLAAILPAPLRRRPERMNSYSGIILQRMAQMGW, via the coding sequence ATGAAGTACATAAGGTGGCAGGGATGGCGTTCAGCACTCTCGGCAGCGCAAGCGCTTAGCCTTGCGCTCGCAGCGATGTGGCTGCTCGCCGCCTTCACTCTCGTGGGACTGCGCTGGATCGATCCTCCGACGACCGCAGTACACGTGCAACGGAGGGTCCAGTCATGGTTCAGCTCCAGGCCGTATGAGCTGCGCTATCACTTCGTTCCGCTTACGCAGATTGCCCCCGACATACAGCATGCAGTAATCGCAGCCGAGGACGGACGCTTTTATCAGCACCATGGCTTCGATTGGCACGAAATCAAGATCGCTGCGGAAGAGGACAGGGAAGGCGAGCGCGTTCGCGGTGCCTCTACGTTGACGCAACAGTTAGTGAAGAACCTGTTCTTCGGTACGGGCAGGTCAATATTGCGTAAGGGAGCCGAGGCCTCGCTGGTTCCAGTGGCAGAGCTTATGCTCGGCAAGCGGCGGATTCTGGAGCTCTATCTGAATGTGGTGGAGTGGGGACCAGGAGTGTATGGCGCGGATGCGGCCTGCCAATACTACTACCGCGTTCCAGCCAGGCGTGTGAACCGGCAGCAGGCGGCGCGGCTGGCTGCGATTCTGCCTGCCCCGCTACGACGACGCCCGGAGAGGATGAATAGCTACAGCGGGATCATCCTGCAGCGTATGGCTCAGATGGGTTGGTAG